A genome region from Cognatishimia activa includes the following:
- a CDS encoding DegT/DnrJ/EryC1/StrS family aminotransferase encodes MTEIFTGNFTQQEPIPQEGIDAAMAVLQSGRLHRYNVAEGELGEVSLLEQEFAAQLGVSYCLAVASGGYAMGAALRAMEVGPGDKVLTNAFTLAPVPGAIASVGAVPVFVGVTEELVIDLEDLAAKADQADVLMLSHMRGHLCDMDALMEICAAKKIRVIEDCAHTMGASWRGKASGLWGDMACYSTQTYKHANSGEGGLLVSDDADLMARATILSGSYMLYERHGAVPPAEVFEKVKYTTPNVSGRMDHLRAAILRPQLQALPEQAERWNARYKVVEAGLRETPGLTIVERPEEEYFVGSSIQFLLLDWTADKVNEVIDRCKARGVELKWFGGREPVAFTSRYDSWRYAPSEPMTRTDRVLDGIIDMRIPLTFSEEDCALIARIIKAEVSAVFQAG; translated from the coding sequence ATGACAGAGATCTTTACCGGCAATTTCACCCAACAAGAACCGATCCCTCAAGAAGGGATCGACGCCGCGATGGCTGTGCTGCAAAGCGGGCGGCTGCATCGTTACAATGTGGCCGAGGGCGAGCTGGGTGAGGTTTCGCTGCTTGAGCAAGAATTCGCGGCGCAGCTTGGGGTGAGCTATTGTCTGGCGGTGGCCTCTGGTGGCTATGCCATGGGCGCAGCCTTACGCGCGATGGAGGTCGGTCCAGGCGATAAGGTTCTGACCAATGCCTTTACGCTGGCGCCTGTGCCGGGTGCGATTGCCTCTGTTGGGGCGGTGCCGGTCTTTGTGGGCGTCACCGAGGAATTGGTCATTGATCTTGAGGACTTAGCGGCGAAAGCAGATCAGGCTGATGTGCTGATGTTGAGCCACATGCGCGGGCATCTCTGTGACATGGATGCTTTGATGGAGATCTGCGCGGCCAAGAAGATCCGCGTCATTGAAGATTGCGCACATACGATGGGGGCCTCTTGGCGCGGTAAAGCGTCTGGGCTTTGGGGCGATATGGCGTGCTACTCCACGCAGACCTATAAGCACGCCAACTCCGGCGAGGGTGGTTTGCTGGTGTCAGATGATGCCGACCTGATGGCGCGGGCGACGATCCTGAGCGGGTCTTACATGCTCTATGAGCGCCACGGGGCGGTGCCGCCTGCTGAGGTCTTTGAAAAGGTCAAATACACGACGCCGAATGTTTCGGGCCGAATGGATCATCTGAGAGCTGCGATCTTGCGGCCTCAACTGCAGGCCTTGCCCGAGCAGGCCGAGCGCTGGAATGCGCGCTATAAGGTGGTTGAGGCGGGGCTGCGCGAGACTCCTGGGCTGACAATCGTAGAGCGGCCGGAAGAGGAATATTTCGTTGGCTCGTCGATCCAGTTTCTACTACTCGATTGGACGGCGGACAAAGTGAATGAGGTCATAGACCGCTGTAAGGCGCGTGGGGTTGAGCTCAAGTGGTTCGGTGGGCGTGAGCCTGTCGCCTTTACCTCGCGCTATGATTCCTGGCGATATGCGCCGTCAGAGCCGATGACGCGCACGGATCGGGTTTTGGATGGCATTATCGATATGCGTATTCCTTTGACCTTTAGCGAAGAGGATTGTGCCTTGATTGCGCGGATCATCAAGGCAGAGGTCAGCGCGGTGTTTCAGGCGGGATAA